Part of the Nicotiana sylvestris chromosome 2, ASM39365v2, whole genome shotgun sequence genome, gggaatatgaACTCCCTTAATCTCCAAATTTTTAAATCCTTAAGTATATTAGATACTTTTAAATCCAAAGTATAAAGCTATATCAGTTAaatattccatgattttctatCCATATTGTCTATTCATCTTAATTTTCAAAAATGAACTCAagtcaaattacattttttgggagtattttcTATACATAGAACTGTAAAACTGTACGAATTCTGAgatttttcttcattttatttAACATGTAAAAGTATGTGCATATGGAAAAATTCAATACTAGTTATGCATAAATTACTTAGAATGAAAATTTCAGACCATACTGGTCTTGCTGCATTTTCTTTGTAAttgcattttatttttatttttttcaaactatttatCATTTTCAGGAGATTATAGAATTTATTTAGTACAACTGGCACTTTTTTAATGGAAGTTAGTAGGATTATAATAATGACATTGAGAATCTCAATCAAGTACTTTAAAAATcgggaaaaattaaaaatagctagatttataactaataattgaaaaataatcacggtttcaaaagtaattgaaatttagttaCTTTTTCATGTTAAgataaaatctaaacaaaaatgCCCTTAAAATCCGGAAAAATTCCAAGCTAGAGTTCAAACTTTTTACATGTGAGATTTCATAATGTGATTggattccaacataatatgctagaagtttatAAGCAGGAGTTCCATAATCctgcatattatgttggaactttccgtATGCTGAAAGTTTATACGGAGTAGCTACATAATCTCGCATATTACAGTGTAACTTTCGTGTTTTAGCAAATCagtgactattttttaatgactttgcaaacactagttatttttcaattatcgattcgaaaactggctagcctgTCCTATTTTTCCTATACGTTATCCAACAAAAATATCTTGCTGCAAtgttttatcatttcgttttatcttttctttgctATATAAGGGAAATATCAATAGCTTGCTTAAAGCTGCTATTCCAACTTTCTTATCTCCTGGCCAAAATTTTCCTCCATAGACGAGAAAGAAGAAAATGAGCATCTCAATCTACACACCAGTTTCTCCCAAAAACCATATACTTTTGAAACCAAATCAGAATTCCCTTCCTGTTCTTCCAAGGTGCATTTCAATtgctagaagaagaagaagtaccACGAGAGCTCTGCTTTCACATACCAAAGAAGCAGTCTTGAAAGAATTTCATGAGAAAAGAGCCCTtaaggtattatctttttaactAATAACCCACTTTTCCATTTGTTTCTAATATCACAATCATGCAAAAATACTCTATTCTTAGATAGTAGTTTAGTTCTCAAGAAAATCCCATAAAGAAAAAGAGTGAGCTTTATCTTGTTCTTTTTAGGTATTGCACTTCTAAAATGagttccttttattttattacaactTCATTGGGTTTTTAGTTACTTGAACTAGACCAGTTTTGAGAGGATGGTGTTGGGGAGAAGGAGAGTGTTCCGTCCAGAGACGGATCTAGGATTTTGAGTACATATGCGCACTACTAAAAAAAGGAGGAGAAAATGTATTAAGTAGAAATTGATCCCTACTACTCTTGGTAAATAACTCAACTTTGTGCACCATTCAACGTTCTTGTAGCATGGCCAATTTTagaaaatatgtacataaaatatctaattttgagAGAACATGGGTTCACGTGCCCCATTATCTCCCCTATATATTCGCCTCTGGTTCCGTCATGGTAAAATTTCTAATGATACATTGCTGTACTGCTTCAGATTATTGCAGGATTGCAGAATCTAGACAAAGAGAATGTGGCTTCTGTTGTTACTGCTGCAGATAAGGTTTGGTCTTATCTAATGCTCTAGAATTGCTTTTTTGGAGGAAAAAACTGGCTCATGTTCTTATCAACATTCAAAAGTTATTTGTACTTTGTTCTTTTTCCTTTAATGACTAAAACATGTTACTGAAATTTCCACCAAATTAATGTTAAGTTGATTATTCTTCGTTGTGCATAAAATTTATAGTAATTGAAATTCTAAAGCACTCTTATTAAGGATTGAGTAGGAGTTGATATTGTTCAGATAGTTGGATTCACTGTTCTGGTAATGGATATCGTAGTATGTTGTTAGTGTTCTTTTAGTTTTTTAAATTTCATTACATGTAGTAAGACTAACTCTTTGATCCTGCTTACAGGGAGGAGCAACCCATATAGACATAGCTTGTGACCCTGAGCTGGTCAAGCTTGCCATAAGCTTGACTAACCTTCCGGTAAATCTTTTCTGTTTAAATTCGTTTAATCTTTCCTTTAGCCCTGCATTGTGCAGAATACCCTTGATGAACTCTTACCTTTAACATAAACAACTGATCTATTGTTTCAACCTTTCTTGTGAATTTGTTCTTAGGCAACATTAAAATGATCGGACGACTTTTCTGGCCTAAATTAAGTTCTTTTTGTAAAAATATTCAAGCCAAATGTGCCTTAAGCTTTATCTTCTATTAAGTAAATGCAATTTCCAGTTTCTCTCTTAGCTCTGAACATTCTTGTTGAATCATGTATATTTGTTGGTCCTTCATTGCTTCAAAAAATCATATACCATCCGAGGATAATATCAATTTGACCTGCATCTTCTTTATACAGAGTGCTTTGAGCTCATCAGTTCAAAGAATCACCATTTTAGGCATTTACATCCTCAGCCACTATCTGATTTTAGTTGCACGGATCAGTTTGTTTAATATATGAATCAGTACTAAAAACATGAAGGCTATCTCAAGCACTATAAGCGTAAATATTTTCAGCTTAAATTTTGGTTTCACATACTTGCAGGTTTGTGTTTCTTCTGTGGATCCCGCAGCATTTCCAGCTGCTGTTGAAGCAGGAGCCTTAATGGTATGACCTCTTCTCATAATTGTTTCAATTTCAGTTCATAGACACCATAAGCAAGAATACTAAACAGTTCAGCACCACGATTACATAACCTCAAGTGAGAGGAGTAAGTTCCTTTTTGTAGCTCATCATAAAGAAAAGCTTTTCTGGTGCAGGTCGAGATCGGAAACTATGACTCCTTCTATGAGAAGGGATTGGTATTCTCTCCTGAGCAGGTAAGGAGAATTACCTTGCAGTGGATTGAGTCATAACGTCAAATTGagcctaaataaataaataaatttgtaaatatATGATTTGATGGATTACTTGGACTTGCCTGGACAAAAGGGCAATCCAGCTTAGGGAAAACCTAAGCCTGATTCCATTTTTTTCCTGGTATTCCAACTTAAATACACGAAAACCAGCTCTATCCAAATCCATATTAGTTGTGAATCTTTGTCAATGATGTCCACTACTTCTTATTCTGCTGATAATGCTTTCCAGATTCTGAAACTAACGAAGGAGACAATGAGGATACTTCCATCAGTGACATTGTCAGTCACTGTGCCTCACACACTAAGCCTTCCCGATCAGGTTTCAAAGAGCACTTTTCTATATGACTTGCTAGGGTCAATTTGAAGAGACTTCACTTTCTTACAGATCTTCATCGCATTTTCACAGGTCAAGCTGGCCGAGCTATTAGAACAAGAAGGTGTTGACATTATCCAAACAGAAGGAGGAAAATGCTCTACTCCATCAAAGGCCGGTGTCCTTGGTTTAATCGAAAAGGTAAACTAGCACGTTTGCAGTCTAGTACTAATAGAGATTTAACTTAACTGCTGAATATGTGGATGCTATGCAATCACCTTGATTGATCTTTTAACTAAAAGTGAAAAATCCTAGTGCATTCCATAATTGGTATAAGCTTCGAATCAGAAACCAAATGCAAGAAAACAATGTGCTGAACAAGAAATGAAGAAACATAGTAAGAAAAAAGGCAAGCAATAGAGAAGCTGCTTATTGATTTGCAGTATTAACTCATCTAATTGTCATTCATTTTGATATTATTCATATAtataggcaacaccaacactagcAGCAGCTTATTCAATTTCAAGGgcagtcaatatccctgtcatgTGTTCATCTGGATTGAGCGCAGTCACAGCACCAATGGCGATCACAGCTGGAGCTGCTGGCGTGGTATGCCTTACACCATCTATAATCTTAGgagaacttttttttttttcattttagaatTGGTTATTTTAAGGCATCTCAGTCAAATCGCTGAAACTTGGGTTTGATGTTGAACACAGGGCGTTGGCTCGGCCATCAACAAGCTTAACGATCAGGTGGCAATGATCGCAGAAGTCAAATCCATAGCTCATTCATTAGGATTGTCAACAAAGACACAGAATCTGTTTGAGGGTAGCAGTTTGAGACTGTAATCCAATCCAATGTAGCAGGGCAAAGACCTGAAGCAATTAGGAATTATTATGAAATTAACAAGTATTTCTAGCTTTATTTTTTCGTCTTTTCCTCTCAGTAGTCATTTTACATGTGTTAATTATCGTTGTACTTTTTTAAAATTTCCTTTCTAGTAGTATTATCTCCGAAGATGAAAATAACAGTATATGATCAATACATGTTTTAACGATCTTTGTTCCCGACAAAATTATAAAATCAAATAGAATCTCAATATTAAATGAATTGGTGTCTA contains:
- the LOC104246987 gene encoding uncharacterized protein ycf23-like, encoding MSISIYTPVSPKNHILLKPNQNSLPVLPRCISIARRRRSTTRALLSHTKEAVLKEFHEKRALKIIAGLQNLDKENVASVVTAADKGGATHIDIACDPELVKLAISLTNLPVCVSSVDPAAFPAAVEAGALMVEIGNYDSFYEKGLVFSPEQILKLTKETMRILPSVTLSVTVPHTLSLPDQVKLAELLEQEGVDIIQTEGGKCSTPSKAGVLGLIEKATPTLAAAYSISRAVNIPVMCSSGLSAVTAPMAITAGAAGVGVGSAINKLNDQVAMIAEVKSIAHSLGLSTKTQNLFEGSSLRL